Genomic window (Bacillus pumilus):
ACTATTTCTGCCACACAAACTTCATGGCTGCGCGTAAGAGACGAATCTGGAAAAGTGCTGAAGATGGGTGAACTAAAAGATGGCGAATCGTTTAAAACAGACCTATCTGAGCTCTCTCAAGTTGATATCCGTCTAGGTAATGCGTCAGGAATTGATATCAAGGTGAATGACGAGACGCTTAAGTACGAATTAGACCCTAAAAACACCATGACACAAAACATTGTGATTGTGAATAAAGGAAAGGAAAAGTCATCTTAAGCAAGTAGATGACTTTTCTTTTGTTCCTACTATTATATATACATAAAAAAATGGCTTTATTGGAGGATTGAATTTCATGTTTAACTTACCGAATAAAATAACTCTTTCTAGGATCGCCTTGATCCCTGTTTTTATGATCATTATGCTTGCACCTTTAGATTGGGGTGTTGCGCGCTTTGGCAGCGTCAGTATCGAAGTGACCCACCTTGTTGGCGCAATCCTGTTTATTGTCGCTTCCACAACTGACTGGATCGATGGGTACTATGCACGTAAGCTGAACTTGGTGACGAATTTTGGTAAATTTTTAGACCCGCTTGCAGATAAATTGCTTGTTTCAGCTGCTTTAATTATACTTGTTCAATACAACCTCACACCGGCATGGATGGCAATTGTCATCATTAGCCGTGAATTTGCTGTAACCGGTCTAAGACTTGTATTAGCCGGAGGCGGTGAAGTGGTAGCAGCCAATATGCTTGGAAAAGTGAAAACATGGGCGCAAATCATTGCGATTTCAGCCCTTCTATTGCATAACCTGCCGTTTGAACTTGTATCATTCCCGTTTGGTGACCTTGCGATGTGGGTAGCGGTGTTCTTCACGGTTGTCTCAGGCTGGGATTACTTTGCGAAAAACTGGGAAGCTTTAAAGAATTCTAATTAAAAAGGACGTGTACGCTTTGAAGTCAGAGAGAAAAGCAGAAATTATTGCAGTCGGATCCGAACTTTTGCTAGGGCAAATTACGAATACGAATGCACAATTCATCAGCAAACAGCTAGCTGAAATTGGTGTGAATGTTTATTACCACACAGCAGTTGGTGACAATCCAGAGCGTTTAAAAAAGGCCATTCAAGTGGCGCAGGAAAGATCTAATTTCATTATCTTCTCTGGTGGTCTCGGACCAACCAAAGATGATTTAACAAAAGAAACCATTGCGAGCACGCTTGGAAAAGAGCTCGTATTAAATGAAGAAGCGTTTGAATCCATTCAAGACTACTTTCGAAAGACTGGACGGGACATGTCACCAAATAACCGTAAGCAGGCACTCGTTCTAGAAGGATCCGATGTGCTCGTGAACCGGTTCGGGATGGCCCCAGGAATGTTTATTCAAGAAGAAGATACATTTTATGTGCTTCTTCCTGGGCCGCCAAGTGAACTGCATCCAATGTTTGAGAACGAGGCGAAGCCGCTGATTTCTGAGAAACTCGGTTTAAAGGAAAAAATCGTATCTGTTGTTCTCCGTTTCTTCGGAATCGGTGAATCACAGCTTGAAACAGACCTAGAAGATTTAATTGATGCTCAAACCAATCCTACGATTGCTCCTCTCGCATCTGACGGTGAAGTGACGCTAAGACTCACAGCGAAGCATGAGGATGAAAAAGAAACAGATCGTCTATTAAAAGAAACAGAAGCGAAAATTTTAGCGCGGGTAGGTGAGTATTTCTACGGATATGGGGATACATCACTTGTTCGTGAAGCTTCCAAAGCATTGCATGCGCACGGGAAAACTGTTGCAGCGGCTGAGAGTTTGACTGGTGGAATGTTTTCTGAATGGCTGACAGATCTTGAAGGCGCATCATCCATTTTAAACGGTAGTGTCGTTTGTTATACAAACCAAGTTAAACAGCAGGTGCTTGGCTGCCGGGAAGAAACATTGTCTTCCCATGGTGCTGTCAGTAAAGAGTGTGCTTTAGAGCTTGCTGAAGGGGTTAGAAAGCTGACCGGAAGTGATATTGGCATTAGTTTTACGGGTGTAGCAGGTCCTGATACCCATGAGGGTCAACCTGTCGGGAAAGTGTTTATTGGTCTATCCACAAAAGACCAGACGGACGTGTTTGAATGGATGTTTACAGGGAGCCGGTCAGGCATTCGAAAGCGTGCTGTGAAATATGGTTTGCATCACTTGCTTAACTTATTAAAAGAGAGTTAATTTTGTTTTTTGTTAGGTTTACTCCTTTATAAAAGAGTGTTTTTTCTAATAGAAACCACTTTTTTCTTAAGAGTTTGCCAAGAAAAAAATCGAATATGTGTTCGTTTTTTTCTTGGCAAATGACGTAAAACAAGGTATAGTATAGATAGTGGAATTGATAAAGGAGGAAACAATAGAATGAGTGATCGTCAAGCAGCCTTAGATATGGCTCTTAAACAAATAGAAAAACAGTTTGGTAAAGGCTCTATTATGAAACTAGGAGAGCAAACAGATACACGTATTTCAACAGTACCTAGTGGTTCGTTAGCACTTGATACTGCGCTTGGAATAGGTGGATATCCTCGCGGCCGTATTATTGAGGTATATGGTCCAGAGAGTTCTGGTAAAACGACAGTAGCACTTCATGCCATTGCTGAGGTTCAGCAGCAGGGAGGACAAGCTGCATTTATCGATGCGGAGCATGCGCTAGATCCAGTTTACGCTCAAAAACTAGGTGTCAATATTGATGAGCTATTACTTTCTCAGCCGGATACAGGGGAACAAGCACTTGAAATTGCAGAAGCTCTTGTACGCAGTGGGGCTGTTGACATTGTTGTTATTGACTCAGTAGCTGCACTTGTACCAAAAGCAGAGATTGAAGGAGACATGGGTGATTCACACGTTGGTCTTCAAGCTCGTTTAATGTCCCAAGCACTTCGTAAACTATCAGGTGCCATTAATAAATCAAAAACCATTGCTATCTTTATTAACCAAATTCGTGAAAAAGTTGGTGTCATGTTCGGTAACCCTGAAACAACACCAGGTGGACGTGCACTGAAGTTCTATTCATCTGTTCGTTTAGAAGTACGCCGTGCGGAACAGTTGAAACAAGGTAACGACATCATGGGGAACAAAACGAGAATTAAAGTGGTGAAAAACAAAGTAGCACCGCCATTCCGTATTGCCGAAGTAGACATTATGTATGGTGAAGGTATTTCGAAAGAGGGAGAAATCATCGACCTTGGAAGTGAACTAGATATCGTACAAAAGAGCGGAGCTTGGTATTCTTATCAAGAGGAACGTCTTGGACAAGGCCGTGAAAATGCGAAACAGTTCCTTAAAGAAAATAAAGATATCATGCTGATGATTCAGGAGCAGATTAGAGAGCATTACGGTTTGGATACAAACGGAGTGAAAGCTGAAGAAGAAGAAGGACAAGAGGAATTGGAAATTTAAAGACTAAAAGGCGCTGAAAAGCGTCTGAGATGGTTGACGAAGGGCTAAAATGATCTTGATTTTAGCCCTTTGTCTTCTTTTTATTGTGATAGAAAACCTTTGAAGTCTAGGAAAAGCGAGCGCCGGAGCGCAGACCTGACAACGAATGCGAGAATTTGTCTACACACTGAGACGCTGAAAAGCGTCTTTTTTTTACATTTACATGACAGGTAGCGGGGCAAAAGATCTGTCTTTGCTTGAAATAACGACTTCCGCCTCAGTCTGACTAGCTTGACAAGTATTTCCGACACAATTACAATGGGAATGTATCACTTGTTTTTCTTAACATGATTGATAACTAATTTAAACTTGACAAGGGCAGTGAGGATCTCATTCCCTGTGAAGGCCCTGTATGTTGAGACACAAAACAATGTACACGCCGACACTTTATTTGTAAAACCAAGTTCATAGCAAGAGGAGGTGAAAATATGTCGCCTACGATGTTTACGATCATCTCCATTTTGCTGAGCCTAATCTGTTTAGTTGTTGGCTACTTTGTTCGTAAAACCATTGCAGAAGCAAAAATATCCGGCGCAAGAAACATGGCCGAACAAATTGTTGAAGATGCAAAGCGTGATGCGGAAGCATTGAAGAAAGAAGCGCTCTTGGA
Coding sequences:
- the pgsA gene encoding CDP-diacylglycerol--glycerol-3-phosphate 3-phosphatidyltransferase, encoding MFNLPNKITLSRIALIPVFMIIMLAPLDWGVARFGSVSIEVTHLVGAILFIVASTTDWIDGYYARKLNLVTNFGKFLDPLADKLLVSAALIILVQYNLTPAWMAIVIISREFAVTGLRLVLAGGGEVVAANMLGKVKTWAQIIAISALLLHNLPFELVSFPFGDLAMWVAVFFTVVSGWDYFAKNWEALKNSN
- the recA gene encoding recombinase RecA; amino-acid sequence: MSDRQAALDMALKQIEKQFGKGSIMKLGEQTDTRISTVPSGSLALDTALGIGGYPRGRIIEVYGPESSGKTTVALHAIAEVQQQGGQAAFIDAEHALDPVYAQKLGVNIDELLLSQPDTGEQALEIAEALVRSGAVDIVVIDSVAALVPKAEIEGDMGDSHVGLQARLMSQALRKLSGAINKSKTIAIFINQIREKVGVMFGNPETTPGGRALKFYSSVRLEVRRAEQLKQGNDIMGNKTRIKVVKNKVAPPFRIAEVDIMYGEGISKEGEIIDLGSELDIVQKSGAWYSYQEERLGQGRENAKQFLKENKDIMLMIQEQIREHYGLDTNGVKAEEEEGQEELEI
- a CDS encoding competence/damage-inducible protein A, with the protein product MKSERKAEIIAVGSELLLGQITNTNAQFISKQLAEIGVNVYYHTAVGDNPERLKKAIQVAQERSNFIIFSGGLGPTKDDLTKETIASTLGKELVLNEEAFESIQDYFRKTGRDMSPNNRKQALVLEGSDVLVNRFGMAPGMFIQEEDTFYVLLPGPPSELHPMFENEAKPLISEKLGLKEKIVSVVLRFFGIGESQLETDLEDLIDAQTNPTIAPLASDGEVTLRLTAKHEDEKETDRLLKETEAKILARVGEYFYGYGDTSLVREASKALHAHGKTVAAAESLTGGMFSEWLTDLEGASSILNGSVVCYTNQVKQQVLGCREETLSSHGAVSKECALELAEGVRKLTGSDIGISFTGVAGPDTHEGQPVGKVFIGLSTKDQTDVFEWMFTGSRSGIRKRAVKYGLHHLLNLLKES